GAGAGTCTTGACCACTCTCTTTGGAGAGCTCCGAAACGCTATCTTCGCCTCTGTCGCCCAAAATGCTATCCGAAAAGTCGCCCGAGAGACTTTTGAGCACCTTTTGAATATGGATATGAAGTTCCATCTCGAGCGTCAAACCGGTGGCCTCACGCGAGCAATCGACCGCGGAACCAAGTGCGTCAATCCACCTACTTGACGGGATTGGCTAATCATACACACAGGGgtatctccttcatcctttcctctaTCGTCTTCCACGTGATCCCCACTGCTCTCGAGATTTCCATGGTTTGTGGTATCCTCTCCTGGAAGTTTGGCTGGGATTTCGCAGCGGTCACAGCGATCACGATGCTCCTCTACACTTGGTTCACCGTCAAGACAACAGCTTGGAGGACAACGTTCAGGAAGCAGGCGAACGCTGCAGACAACAAGGGTGCGACAGTTGCGGTGGACAGCTTGATCAATTACGAGGCAGTCAAGGTTCGTTTGGCACTATTGGCGCAGATGCAGAACAAGGACTAACATTACCATAGTCTTTTAACAATGAGAAGTACGAGGTAGCTCAGTACGACACCACCCTCAAGGCTTACGAGAAAGCTTCTATCAAAATTGCAACTTCTCTCGCTGCTCTCAACTCTGGCCAAaatttcatcttctccagcgCCCTGACCCTGATGATGTTGCTTGGTGCTCAGGGGATTGTCAAGGGTACGTCCACTTTATTTCGGCTGTCACCTATAATGACTCATTGAACTTGCAGGTACGATGACTGTCGGtgaccttgtccttgtAAACCAACTTGTCTTCCAGCTTTCACTTCCCCTTAACTTCCTCGGCACAGTCTACCGCGAACTTCGTCAAAGTCTTATCGACATGGACGTCATGTTTAACCTTCAGTCTCTTAATTCTGCTATCAAAGACTCATCTACTGCGAAACCGCTTCGTCtcaaaggaggagagattGAATTCCGGAACGTCGCTTTTGCCTACCATCCCGAACGCCCCATCTTCCGCGATCTTTCTTTCAAGATCCCAGCTGGTCAGAAGGTAGCCATTGTTGGTCCGTCTGGGTGCGGTAAATCTACCGtctttcgtcttctcttccgCTTTTACGACTCCAACTCTGGTCAGATTCTGATCGATGGGCAAGATATCAAGACTGTGACTCTGGACTCTCTCCGTCGATCTATTGGTGTTGTCCCGCAAGACACTCCCCTTTTCCACGCCGATATCCTCCACAACATTCGTTACGGTAATCTCGAGGCAACAGACGAACAGGTCTATGAAGCTGCACGAAAGGCTCACGTGGAAGGAACAATCCAGCGTTTGCCGGAAAAGTATGCCACCAAGGTTGGAGAACGCGGGTTGATGATTTCTGGTGGAGAGAAACAACGATTGGCAGTTGCAAGGGTGTTGTTGAAGGATCCTCCTATTTTGTTCTTTGATGAAGCCACCAGCGCATTGGATGTATATACCGAGACGGAGTTAATGAGGAATATCAACTCCATCTTGACGGGGCAAGGCAAAACCAGTGTGTTTATCGCTCATCGGTGAGTATTCCACAATGACCTACAGCTTCCAGAACTAAATAAGACGATAGATTGAGGACAATATCAGACGCAGACTTGATCATCGTCCTTCAAGACGGTTATGTTGCTGAACAGGGTACTCATGAGCAGCTCTTGGCCGTGACAGGAGGGGTGTATCACAGATTATGGCAAGCTCAGCTCACCGAAAGCACTCAACCCACCGATGAGGAGCTTGAgaggcaaagagaagagctaGAGATTGTggacgaaaagaagaagcaacaAAGTTAGAGAAAGaggttggaaagaagaagcaacaAAGTTAGAGAAAGAGGTTGGCcgagatgatggaggttgATTTCTCTGAAGTTGAAACATAGTAGCCGACGTTAGTCATTTGCGTTGGTTGTTGTGCTGCTAAAATATATGTCTTATGAAGACATGATATATTGCCCATCAGTGTTCATCGCGTATCGTATCACAGTCATGCAATATAACTTCTAAAATGACACCCCTGACCACCCTCGAATCGTTATCAAGCTCAAGCGAGCACAGCAAGAGCTCCGCCAGCGAGCATCAAGAGACCCGAAGCGAAAGAGGTGAGTCGCTCTGCACCAGAGGATTGGGTAGCGGTAGCGGCCTGTCTCCGTCAGCAGTATGCATCAAACCGAGATGCCTCAATGCTTACCTTGCTGGTATGAGATACATCAGCTAAAGTGACAGTGACGCCAGAAGAAGTTCTCAAACTGCTAGTAGCTGAAGAGTTGGCCGAAGCAGTGGCAGAAACGGTGCTGATGCAAGCCCGGAGTCAGCTCTTAACGTCTCACTTTGAAGCCAAATGACCAGATAGATACGACCGTGAtatgagaggaaggaggaaggaatgacACTTGCTTGCCATTTGATCGTCCTAGGATAAAAACTTACGAAGTACCGTTGGTGATGCTAAATTCATCACTCTGAGCCAATATACCACCGTCAGGAGAAGTGAAACTGATCCTATAACCGTCACCAGCCTCAAGGTCGCTGGAGGGCATGTAGATGTAAGACTCGTCAGTAGTGTTGACGAGCGTGGTGATAATATTTGTGCGTGAAGACGAATTAGGCTTGGAGATGGCAATAGTAAAATTATGGGCATCGGTGATGACAGACTGTATGATATAATCAGCATGGGTGTAATGAAGGGCATGTGGCCACCGAAACAGGAAAGCCAAAGTGGACGATAGTTGGTCAGATAAAGGACTCACCGTCCACTGGATGAGCTGCGAACCATGAGTATTCCATCCTGATGAGTTGGAAGGAGCAGTGATCAGAATACCTTGGGCGACAGCAGCCGCCGAGGcgagggcaaggatggAACGAGCGACCATTTTTGAAAGATGTGGATTATAATTGAGAGATATTGCAGTAAGTAATCAAATCAGCGAACTtgagggagggaggaaaaggcggCCGGGACACTTATACTCTGTACAAATAAATaactggaaggaagattcTCTCACAGCTCGCACAGCGTCTGGATAAATGTTAGTACCATCAGAACGCGTTTTCTAGCACCCTTAGCGGAGAGAAAATCAACCATCCCTGAACTGAAAGGTATGGAACTGTCTTGAGTCGGGGCCTATACGGCCGttggggagaagaaagtgagCTTTTCAGATGACGCGACTGTTTTTTTGCGCACGGATCTCACGAGAAGCATAATGAGATGCTAATAATCCATGAGAATGTCCAAAGACCACAAATGTGATGTATGACGACGATAATATATTGAATATAGATTAGTCGgacctcttcaactcttccatGAGATCTTGCAGTCTCTCCCagtccttctctccctcgaATCTATACATGAGTTAGCTCTGATTCATGGGTATAATAAGAAGTCTTACGAGTCTTTCGTTCGTCCCATAAACGTCCTCACCAAACCCCTCGCCTGGAATTTCCAAtctccccttttcttcttctctccttgcTCCTCCTGCGCCGCCTTGGCCTTGGGTCCCAAAACGCTCAGAACCGCGACCAGATCTTCCAATTCTCCCACTGCGTCTTTCCATTTACGCAAATCCCTCTCCACAGTCTCATCCTGCACAGGGCCGAATCTCCAGGCTCGAAGGTAATCTTCCATAGCaccttcccaatcctccttccatctcaacagCCTCGCATGCGTACGCCAAACCCGCGGTGAATCAGAGATACGAGGTAAGATGACCACATCGAACAATCTTTCCACGATGGGCAAAAGACCGAAGCCTTCGTTCGAAGTCTTGGGAACCACCTTGGTAAATTCGTCCTTGCTTAATGAAAAGTCATCTCGGGTCACACTGTCCACAAGCTTGTCAAGAACGTCCACATCAATAGCATGCTCAGGATCTCGGCTCGCGAGTTCTTCAACAACACGAGTCATGGCACGGGCAGCTTCGGAAAGCTCTCCAACATCGATGGCGACGATCATATAGTTCTGCCACATTCGCCAGTTGCTGTACGCGTATCGAAGACCTTGACGAAGAGCTcggaaggcaagaagcttGTTCTCATATGACACAGGAGGGGGGATCTACCGATTTATTAATACAAGCTGACTAAGATATATGAAAATATGACTTACTTGGCCTTCGGGAaggccttcttcctccaatcTCAGATAGACAGCGGCCAAATTGTTCCAACCCTCCGCGTCATCCTCGTCGACACCGACTTGTTTCCTAAACGCATCCCTAGCATCCTTCCACCTTTCCAATCGTAGGAACGCCACACCGAGCGTGAACCACACTCGTGCGTAGAGAGGGTTGATCTCAAGAGCAGACTGGAAGCAGGGGATAGCCTTCTCGTACTCTTGGGTACCCATGTAAAGAGAACCAAGGGAACGCATGGCTCGAGAAGATGTGTGTTGCGAAACGTCCCAACCCTTTTCGTAATGCTCGATTGCAGTCCGTCGAGCTGATGACGGGTCACGTTGGGCAGCCTCTGTACCGAGACAAAGGTCACCAAGCAAACACCAAAGTTTGCCTTCCCTGGCAGCGGTAAGCTTCTGCTTGCGACTCTCGCTGACATTGGCTCGACCAAGAGTGGACACGAGATCCGACTCGACCTTTTTGCCCTCCAGTAAATCCCTCACGATACCAAtagcttcctcctccttgtccatcttcTGCATACACATTATGGCATCCTCCCACATTTCGAGCCTAGTGAAGATTTCAAGGGCACTGCGGATTACGCCGACGCCCATAAACCTCTTAGCTAATTCGCGTTCCATCTCCCACTTGCTTGGCAAGGGCAGTTGGTGGAAGTACCTTAACCTCTCCTTAGGTTCTGAGTCACTAGTGGGCATTTGCTCAATTAGAGCTTGGAGCTGAAGAGTTGATCGTTCAACGGTTCGTGATCGGGTGGCTTCCAATCTTGAACGAAGTAGGAGAGCAGTAGTGTGTACAGACCAGTTACGTGGATGAGAGATGACACGGGTGAGGAAAGGCATCATTTGTTGTGCAGTTAATCCTGATGAAGGGGTGTTGTTGGATTGCGCAAGacaaaaagagatgagtAGAGATTGAtcaagaggatggagagctGGCTGGTCTGAAGGGTCAAGATGAGCAAGGcgagaggtggaagatgtgTCGCGAGAGACTTTTGTGAATTCTGTCTCTTCTAATAGAGTGTCGTCGTTCAAGAGCAAGCTCTCGGGCAAAgctgccttttcttcagcagtattctctttctctacCTTGTCGCCTTCGCCATCTCGCTTCCTAGATTCAGCCAAGAGAACCAATTGACTGTGGGCAGCCACCTGGTACTTggtcttctttcccagaGCTCCAGTAAGCTCAAACTCAAGTCCGCTAGCCTTAGCGGCGGTCAAAAATTCCTGATTGGCATGCTTGTCGGTACCAAGGGAATAGTGGAGGAGACCAAGTTCGAGGTGGATCTGAGCATTAAGATCCTGGTCCGCCTGGACGACAGGATCGTCTAACAAAGCCTTGATTGAATCAAGCAGAGTTTCTGGTTGGCTGACAGGCTCATcaaggagagaaaggtgAACGAGGTGGAGTCGAAGAAGCCAAAGGGGCAAAGTAGGCAATACGCTTGAGTCGTCCTCAAGAGAAAGGAATAATCGCCTGgccaggaggaagaagacagaaTGTTGGGAGAGGTGGTAGGCTGGCTCGCCATGGAGGGTAAGGAAAGGCAAGGACGCGGCATTGAGATCTTCAAcggagctggaagaggcgTCAAGGAAGTCAAGAGGGGTAAACGAAAGGTCGGGACCTGTCCAGTTGATCTGCACGAATGAATGCAGAAGGGCAATAGCGGTGATCAGTCTGATGATTGGGTCGACGTTTATGGATGATTCTGAAGATGGACCGGCGACGTCGAGTCCATCGAACAAGTTTGCTGTGGATGACAAAGCAGCTCTAGATTCGGAGGACAGAAGAACAGATTTGAAGTCTGCTTCGGCCAAACTTGTTGCCAGTTCTTTTATTCTGGGCGAGGCAGCTTGGATATCGACAGGAATTGGGCCGCCACGGAGAAGGGACCATTGAATAGGGTCGGCCATTGTATTTGATTGTGACTATAAAGTTGATAATGGGAAAGCAAAAAAAGAGCGCACAACTGTAGACCCCGCCATTCACAGGCTTTGTGCTGAGTAACAAGCTTATAATAATGCCAGACTTTTTCAATAcgagaagtggaggctTACGTAAATtgcctccactttttgTGTTTTCGTCGGTTGTATCTTTTCTgtgaagagaagatcaagatcaaAAAACATTCAAGGGCTGCTCATTTCGTCACTGCGTAGGCTTGACCTCTCGAGGCTAACctttttggaagaagaatctAAAATGGTGGCCGTcttggaaaaaaagatggaagaagtcaagctggaagagaagctgagagaagatgaagacttTATACGAGAAAGCGAAACGGAAGGCGTTCCAGTCCTTGATGGAGAGGCATCAAtaaagaacaagaagaagaagaaaaagaagaaggggaagagcaAGGTATGCCAACTGAAAGCCAACAATCCCAAATCACTTATTTTGTCTACCAGGCATCTGGCGGTGCAGACCCCTTACTAGGCAGTATCCCCGACGAAGAACCTGCGCCTCCGCCCGAGACTCCTGAGGAAAAAGCCAAGTGGAATGAAGAGCTCAAGAAGGGGTGTAGAACGTTCTCTTTACCATCGTGGTATGCCTTGGATGACAGGGTAAGTTCTGAAGTTGAATTGTGCTGTTCTCTGCGGCTGAAAGTTAAGCAACTATTTGTAAGACTCGGCCGATCCTCAACACGTTCTTGACACCTTCGTGTAAGAAGTTTGCTTTACAAACACCGCGACTACGCTTGCGCCAGGTAGATATTGGAGATACGACGGGGATaagaagaataaaaatGGAGCCTACTGTACAAAAGACCCAGCTGTAAGTCATATTGCCTCCTTGTGAGCCTTGGCCATGTCCCACAACCAACTTATAATTTCTTGACGCAGGTACGGATCACCTTCCATTTCAGATATCAAAGAATCCTTCCAGAACCGTTATATCCGATCCAGGTGAGTTCTGCAACTCAAAATATATACGCTAACAAAAGCCGTAGTATCCCACGAGGAGCCTCGACAGCTACAAAGTACAGGGATGAATACGTTTTTGCCATCACCGCCCTTGACCCTTCTTCGTTAATCATCAAACCTGCGGGCAACATTCGGATAACCAACCGTCTCACCTCTGCAGAGGGGTACATTGGCAACATtgccctctccctctcattCACCAATTCTTGCGATTCATTACTTCCTCAGAAGGGTCAAGTGTATACCCAGCCAACATTTGAGCAGTTCAAACAGGCGGGATTGATGGGCAAGATGTTTTACGAGATACATCCTCAGCTTTGGGGGCAGGGGATTATGAGCGAGGCATTTGTAGAGGTTTTGAGGTTTGCAATGGAGGAAATAGGATGTACCGCAGTGCAAGTAAGTAATCGTCTCGTATTCAAAAAGAAATAACAGATGAGAGATGCCAACTAAACACACTCTAGTCTGATCCAACTGTCAACAACGACGCGTCTATCCGTTTATGTACCAAAAACGGGATGCACTTTATCGGAAAGCAGGACAATGATTGGAATAAACCTCAGCTCATACATGAGATATCGAGTCAAGCgtggtgggagaagaatcGGCCGGGCAAGGCGGTGACGGATAGATGGGGTGGCAAGCAAGTTTGCCGATGGTGCCTCAATTTTAGACTGGCACCACCAACGATTCGGTGCGAGCATTGCGATTGGGCAAAGTATTGTTCAAGGGAATGTCAGAGAGCGGACTGGGTAAGAACGAATGGACATCAGTCAGAGTGTGATCTGAAATCATAGAAAGGTTAATAGATGTATCTTTTTAAAATCAAAATCTAGATGTATATATCGTAACTTATTTCAACTGCGAAACAAGGTTTTTCTGTTTACAAGTGTATTAGAATTTAAGCCGCTTTTGCCAAACGAAATAACACTCACCAGTAAAGGCGCGACCTGTTTCCTTGTAGCCTTTGCATTTCCTTGCACCCATACTTTAACTAATCTCTGATCATCCCCTctcttgaccttttcctccttgtccCATTCTCCCAACTGCAACTCTTCACTAGCCTCCAAACCCGCCACAAGCCGATCAAATACCGATCGTGCTTCTTGTGGATCCCGGATAACACCACCGGGCCGAACAATGATGGCCAACTGGCGCTTAtgcttgcccttcttctcgctccTGTACGTTGTCAAGATCCCTTCAATATCCAATGTCCCCTCTTGCATATATTGTTCCGTATCGTTCATCAATGTTTCCCATCCCTCTGGCTCCTTGGCGATCCAAGGTTTCAAGCCCAACGGCACGGTCGAGAGACCGACCTTTAATGTGGGGAAA
This Cryptococcus tetragattii IND107 chromosome 8, whole genome shotgun sequence DNA region includes the following protein-coding sequences:
- a CDS encoding iron-sulfur clusters transporter ATM1, mitochondrial, whose product is MSFGSCSRHALFTSGALPGSFRTMTTSCFKRVYRTQIPSGGPLSKHLRSVPPSASQPLTSFSTSCRRQTPPPRLPPTTPQSPTVPLKASTTPPTSFNASKPVATESQDKTDWSIIVKLAGNIWPKNNPNVKLRVIGALTLLVAGKVLNVQVPFFFKTIVDSLNVPITESTTVWVLAGASIAGYGAARVLTTLFGELRNAIFASVAQNAIRKVARETFEHLLNMDMKFHLERQTGGLTRAIDRGTKGISFILSSIVFHVIPTALEISMVCGILSWKFGWDFAAVTAITMLLYTWFTVKTTAWRTTFRKQANAADNKGATVAVDSLINYEAVKSFNNEKYEVAQYDTTLKAYEKASIKIATSLAALNSGQNFIFSSALTLMMLLGAQGIVKGTMTVGDLVLVNQLVFQLSLPLNFLGTVYRELRQSLIDMDVMFNLQSLNSAIKDSSTAKPLRLKGGEIEFRNVAFAYHPERPIFRDLSFKIPAGQKVAIVGPSGCGKSTVFRLLFRFYDSNSGQILIDGQDIKTVTLDSLRRSIGVVPQDTPLFHADILHNIRYGNLEATDEQVYEAARKAHVEGTIQRLPEKYATKVGERGLMISGGEKQRLAVARVLLKDPPILFFDEATSALDVYTETELMRNINSILTGQGKTSVFIAHRLRTISDADLIIVLQDGYVAEQGTHEQLLAVTGGVYHRLWQAQLTESTQPTDEELERQREELEIVDEKKKQQS